The genomic segment GTCGTGGGTGCCGTCGTACCTGCAGACCGAACGCGGGCTCACGCTCACCGAGGCGGGCGCGATCACCGCGCTGCCCGCCGTGTTCGGCGGGATCGCCGTGGTGCTCGGGGGCCGGTGGAGCGACCGGCTGCGCGGCAGGCACCGGGTGATCATCCTGCCCGCGATGGCCGCGACGGCGATCTGCCTGGTGGTCATGGCCCACTCGGAGCCGACGGCGTTGTTCGCCGTGTTCCTGACTTTGTCGGGCATGTTCGCCGCGCTCTGCTACATGCCGATCTTCGCCGTGCCGCTGCGGAGCCTGCCGCCGAACTGGCCGGGGCGGGCGCGGGCCTGATCGTGTTCGGCGGGCAGGCCGCGGGCATGGTCATCCCGGTGGTGATGGGCGCCCTGGTCGACGGCTTCTCCTACCGCGTCGCTTTCCTGTCACTGCTAGCCGGAGTAGTCATCACCGTGCTAGCAGCGCTAGCAACGCCCCAGTATCTTCTGCCTCGGCTCCGCCGAGGCGGGTGAGGTCGCTTTTGAGCCTCACGCAGGTGTTCGGGGCGCCTTGCCGCAGGCGCCCGGGGCTATATAGAGTTCTGTCTATGCCGAGAATGACCCTGCAGACCCAGGCCGTGCTCGCGGTGTTCCTGGAGCGCGGCGCCGGGGAGTTGTGGGGGTTCGAGCTGAGCAAGGCCAGTGGCCTGCCGGCCGGGACCATCTACCCGATCCTCCAGCGGCTGACGACGGCCGGGTGGGTGACCAGCCGGTGGGAGCAGCCAGAGCACGCCCAAGAAGCCGGGCGGCCACCGCGGCGGTACTACACGCTCACCACCGAAGGTCGCGCCCGCGCCGTGCACGCGCTGGCCGAAGGCGCGAAGAAACGCGCGAACCTCTCCCGGCTGCTCGGACCGGCCGAGGAGGGCGCATGAGTGCCTCGCTCATCCGCAGTCCGCGCTGGTGGCTGACCCCCTTCGCGCTGGCGACCGCCTCACTTCTGCTGGCGCGCAACGAATGGCTCATCGCCGCGGTCAGTCTGGTGTGGACGACCACGGCCGCGTTGCTGGCCGCCGCCGTGCTGCTCGGGATCACCCGCCGCTGCTTGCCGGACGGGGTCACGCTCCTGAACCGGCTGGCCATCGTGCTGCCGCACGCGGAACGGGACGACTGGCGCGCGGAACTCGTCGCGGTGTTGCACGCCTGCGAGGGCCGCGAACGCACGCGCCAGGCACTCGGTTTCCTCGCCGCGTTGCCACTGACCGCGGTTTCCACCCGGGTCCACCGGTGATCCGGCTCGAATCCGTCGGCCAGCGGTACCGGCGCGGTCCCCTGGTCGTCGAGGACGTCGACCTCGAGATCAAGCCCGGCGAACCGCTGGTCATCCTCGGCGAGAACGGATCCGGCAAGTCGACCCTGCTGCGCGTGATCGCGGGCTGCGGCACGCCGTCCGAAGGCCGGGTCACCGGCCGCCCGGCGACCGTCGGCTACGTGCCCGACCGATTCCCCGCGCACCTGCGCATGCCCGCGTCCAGCTACCTGCGGCACCTGCGGCGCATTCGGGGACGGCAGTCCGGGAAGCCGGTGGAACTGTTGCGGCGCTTGGGTTTCTCCGGTGGCCTCTCGACGCCGATGAGCCGGCTTTCCAAGGGGAACGCACAGAAGGTCGGCCTGGTGCAGGCGCTGACCAGCGGCGCCGAACTGCTGGTGCTCGACGAGCCGTGGTCCGGGCTGGACGTCGGGGTGCGGCCGGTGCTCTCCGAGGTGATCACCGCGCTCGCCCCGAG from the Amycolatopsis magusensis genome contains:
- a CDS encoding PadR family transcriptional regulator; protein product: MPRMTLQTQAVLAVFLERGAGELWGFELSKASGLPAGTIYPILQRLTTAGWVTSRWEQPEHAQEAGRPPRRYYTLTTEGRARAVHALAEGAKKRANLSRLLGPAEEGA
- a CDS encoding ABC transporter ATP-binding protein; amino-acid sequence: MIRLESVGQRYRRGPLVVEDVDLEIKPGEPLVILGENGSGKSTLLRVIAGCGTPSEGRVTGRPATVGYVPDRFPAHLRMPASSYLRHLRRIRGRQSGKPVELLRRLGFSGGLSTPMSRLSKGNAQKVGLVQALTSGAELLVLDEPWSGLDVGVRPVLSEVITALAPSTALVLTDHTGTADALPRRRKLRLREQRLTGEPDGEGTLVITLTCPARLADPVLAEVSRRGATVREVRRA